In Corynebacterium ulcerans, one genomic interval encodes:
- a CDS encoding ATP-dependent DNA helicase encodes MSDSPLALSTDELLDAAVAALGGSRRNGQVSMANAVTKALESERHLAVQAGTGTGKSLAYLVPALRHAQATDSTIIVSTATIALQRQLVERDLPRLADALEPHMSRRPTFAIMKGRANYVCMNKIAAAEEPEDALIDEEDLSWLGKHVARIYEWANETEVGDRDSLDPGVPDLAWRQVSVSAQECIGASRCPHGEDCFAEIARKKAHDVDVIVTNHALLAIDALSDVNVLPEHEVVIVDEAHELDGRITAVATNEIGVTALTMSSRRAGKLGAGDKDQKLIDISKEWEDAMLAVEPGRLTSLPESLKQQTIALRDAIWSLREHVSRVPEGEAANDPERHAERMSLSNHLGDQHDSVVRILSVFEEEDAASQEDVVWVLHDDRRGVMIKVAPLSIAGLLHARLFSENTVVLASATLNIGGNFNAMAASWGLAKGSWDSLDAGTPFDPAKSGILYTPNSLPDPGRDGLSPEVIDEIYDLIMAAGGRTLGLFSSRRAAQQATEAMRTRLPFDVLCQGDDTTGALVEKFSKQENTCLFGTLSLWQGVDVPGKACSLVIIDRIPFPRPDDPLLQARKDAADAEGRNGFMEVAATHAALLIAQGAGRLLRSVTDRGVVAILDRRIVTKRYGAFFIKSLPAFWRTNDPQVVRGALARLVAK; translated from the coding sequence ATGTCAGATTCGCCCCTTGCTTTATCCACCGATGAGTTACTGGATGCGGCGGTAGCTGCCCTCGGCGGCAGCCGTCGTAACGGCCAAGTGTCCATGGCCAACGCGGTGACCAAAGCACTCGAATCAGAACGCCATCTTGCAGTTCAAGCAGGAACAGGCACTGGTAAGTCTTTGGCTTATCTAGTTCCCGCCCTGCGCCATGCTCAAGCTACGGACTCCACGATCATCGTTTCTACCGCCACGATCGCGTTGCAAAGGCAGCTCGTGGAACGCGATCTTCCCCGGCTTGCCGACGCCCTCGAACCACACATGAGCAGGCGCCCCACCTTTGCCATCATGAAGGGCCGCGCGAATTACGTCTGCATGAATAAGATCGCTGCGGCCGAAGAACCAGAAGATGCTCTGATCGACGAGGAAGACCTCTCCTGGCTAGGCAAACACGTGGCACGGATTTATGAATGGGCCAACGAGACCGAAGTCGGCGATCGCGATAGCCTTGACCCCGGTGTTCCCGACTTGGCATGGCGACAGGTCAGCGTCAGCGCGCAGGAATGTATCGGGGCCAGTCGGTGCCCACACGGGGAAGATTGTTTTGCAGAAATAGCCCGCAAAAAAGCCCATGATGTAGACGTGATCGTCACCAATCACGCGCTCTTAGCCATCGACGCATTATCCGACGTCAACGTGTTGCCAGAGCATGAGGTGGTCATCGTCGACGAGGCCCATGAACTCGACGGCAGAATCACGGCCGTAGCCACCAATGAAATCGGTGTTACCGCGCTGACTATGTCTTCACGCCGAGCCGGGAAACTAGGCGCGGGAGACAAAGACCAAAAGCTCATCGACATCTCCAAAGAATGGGAAGACGCGATGCTCGCTGTGGAGCCGGGCCGGCTCACATCCCTTCCCGAGTCTCTTAAACAGCAAACAATCGCCCTCCGCGATGCCATCTGGTCTCTCCGGGAACATGTATCCCGAGTACCAGAAGGAGAAGCCGCAAACGATCCGGAACGGCACGCCGAGCGGATGTCTCTCTCAAATCATCTGGGTGACCAGCACGATTCTGTTGTCCGCATCCTTTCTGTCTTTGAAGAGGAGGACGCCGCCAGCCAAGAGGACGTCGTATGGGTGCTTCACGACGACCGCCGCGGCGTCATGATCAAAGTCGCCCCATTGTCCATCGCGGGGTTGCTCCACGCCCGTCTTTTTAGCGAGAATACGGTGGTACTAGCCTCTGCCACGCTCAATATCGGCGGCAATTTTAACGCGATGGCCGCCAGTTGGGGCCTGGCCAAGGGCTCGTGGGACAGCCTTGACGCAGGAACCCCCTTCGACCCAGCTAAGTCGGGAATTCTCTACACCCCCAACTCGCTCCCCGATCCTGGGCGCGATGGATTAAGCCCCGAGGTCATCGACGAAATATATGACCTCATCATGGCTGCCGGAGGCCGTACCCTCGGGTTATTCTCGTCACGCCGCGCCGCGCAACAAGCCACAGAAGCCATGCGCACCCGCCTGCCTTTCGACGTCCTCTGCCAGGGGGACGACACCACCGGTGCGCTCGTCGAAAAGTTCTCCAAACAAGAAAACACCTGCCTTTTTGGCACACTCAGTCTTTGGCAGGGCGTGGACGTTCCGGGCAAGGCGTGTTCGTTGGTCATCATCGACAGAATCCCTTTCCCCCGCCCAGACGATCCACTGCTACAAGCGCGTAAAGACGCAGCCGACGCAGAAGGCAGAAATGGCTTCATGGAGGTCGCGGCGACCCATGCTGCACTGCTCATTGCGCAAGGAGCAGGACGATTACTCAGGTCCGTGACGGACCGCGGTGTCGTGGCTATCCTTGACCGTAGGATCGTGACCAAGCGCTACGGGGCGTTCTTTATTAAATCGCTGCCGGCTTTCTGGCGTACCAACGATCCGCAGGTAGTGCGCGGCGCTCTCGCCCGCCTCGTCGCAAAGTAA
- a CDS encoding GNAT family N-acetyltransferase: MAHIPTLRNESIRLRPLVLSDAHDLTATCVDPLTQKYTTIPAGYTLANAEEFITTEHDNLRWVITTLTSDRFCGQIELRPLVGEHNAMDVGYMTAPWARGQGLMTSALLLAVDYAFSLGVHRIELRTDPQNKASQRVAEKAGFLYQGLHNDFTVYSLLADEYRSSY, from the coding sequence ATGGCGCACATTCCCACTCTGCGCAACGAATCGATAAGGCTACGGCCTTTGGTGCTTTCCGACGCCCACGATCTCACCGCCACCTGTGTTGACCCATTGACTCAGAAATACACGACGATTCCCGCAGGTTACACCCTTGCTAACGCAGAAGAATTCATCACGACTGAACACGACAACCTACGGTGGGTGATCACGACCCTTACAAGCGACCGCTTCTGCGGGCAAATTGAATTACGGCCACTTGTTGGAGAACACAATGCCATGGATGTGGGCTACATGACAGCCCCATGGGCACGAGGGCAAGGCCTTATGACCTCAGCGTTACTGCTCGCCGTGGACTATGCATTCTCACTCGGCGTCCACCGCATTGAACTACGCACAGATCCTCAGAACAAGGCCAGCCAACGTGTTGCAGAGAAAGCCGGGTTCCTTTACCAAGGCCTCCACAATGACTTCACAGTCTATTCCTTGCTCGCCGACGAATACCGCTCGTCATACTAG
- the serB gene encoding phosphoserine phosphatase SerB → MIELDQPQVTVSLRPELTPAVITISGQDRQGVSAAAFRVLAANGVQILDVEQSQFRGFLGLAVFAGVEAAGVETLEIGLKETLKTYGQSVKIELQEVAQSSRPRSTHEVVILGDPVEAHDLSRIAQTLANFDANIDTIRGISDYPVTGLELKITVANRELGAAMPLRKALAELTTELGVDIAIERAGLLRRSKRLICFDCDSTLITGEVIEMLAAHAGREKEVAEVTERAMRGELDFEESLRERVKALAGLDASVIGEVADSIELTPGARTTIRTLKRLGYKTAVVSGGFIQVLEGLAEDLGLDYVRANTLEIVDGKLTGRVIGKVVDRAAKAEFLEEFARESGIEMHQTVAVGDGANDIDMISAAGLGIAFNAKPALREIADTSVNSPFLDEVVHMLGITRADIDAADDSDGKIRRVPLPQQKN, encoded by the coding sequence GTGATTGAACTGGACCAGCCTCAAGTAACTGTTAGCCTTCGCCCAGAGCTGACCCCGGCTGTTATTACTATTTCAGGCCAGGATCGACAGGGAGTGTCGGCAGCAGCTTTCCGAGTGTTAGCTGCTAATGGCGTGCAGATCCTTGATGTTGAGCAGTCGCAGTTTCGGGGGTTTCTCGGGCTGGCGGTGTTCGCGGGCGTAGAGGCCGCGGGTGTGGAGACTCTGGAGATCGGTCTCAAGGAGACTCTGAAGACGTATGGACAGAGCGTCAAGATTGAGCTGCAAGAAGTCGCTCAGTCTTCACGTCCCCGTTCTACGCATGAGGTGGTTATTCTTGGGGACCCGGTGGAAGCTCATGATTTGTCGCGTATAGCGCAGACTCTGGCAAATTTTGATGCGAATATCGATACGATCCGTGGCATTTCTGATTATCCGGTTACTGGTCTTGAGTTGAAGATTACTGTCGCTAATCGTGAGCTAGGTGCTGCTATGCCTTTACGCAAAGCTCTGGCCGAGCTCACTACAGAGCTGGGCGTGGACATTGCGATTGAGCGTGCAGGGCTTTTGCGACGCTCTAAGCGTCTTATTTGTTTCGATTGTGATTCCACGCTCATCACCGGTGAGGTTATTGAGATGCTGGCAGCGCACGCCGGTAGGGAAAAAGAAGTCGCAGAAGTTACAGAACGCGCGATGCGTGGCGAACTGGATTTTGAAGAGTCACTGCGAGAGCGTGTCAAGGCTTTGGCGGGTCTCGACGCTAGCGTCATCGGTGAGGTCGCTGATTCCATCGAATTGACGCCGGGGGCAAGAACAACCATTCGGACATTGAAGCGATTGGGCTACAAGACTGCTGTAGTATCAGGCGGCTTTATCCAGGTTCTTGAAGGTCTTGCAGAAGACCTTGGGCTGGATTATGTCCGCGCCAACACACTGGAGATCGTGGATGGGAAGCTTACTGGTCGGGTGATTGGGAAGGTCGTCGATAGGGCAGCTAAGGCGGAATTCTTAGAAGAGTTCGCTCGGGAATCAGGCATAGAAATGCATCAGACTGTCGCAGTGGGCGATGGCGCGAATGACATCGACATGATCTCTGCCGCTGGTTTGGGCATTGCTTTTAACGCTAAGCCGGCATTGCGCGAGATCGCCGATACCTCTGTAAACTCCCCATTTTTGGATGAGGTCGTTCACATGCTCGGTATTACAAGGGCTGATATCGACGCCGCAGATGACTCGGACGGAAAGATTCGTAGAGTCCCGCTGCCTCAGCAGAAAAACTAG
- a CDS encoding replication initiation protein: MRVLVEHSIGPTWVGVNPVSGKDQFIWLIDPVYADASGKSSQMKLLAATTRTLGELLDNDPHFAHGFSRNPFYTGKSPSAYRWYRQHNRVMRLGDLIRQVRDLAGTDQYKTAPRQQFKSGRELINAVKTRREEAQAFKVLAQDVDAEVSAGLDQYDPELIDGVRVLWIAEGTAVRDETAFRHALKTGHRLRAAGQRLTDAAIIDAYEHAYNVAQAHGGAGRPAELAPMRDLQTMARRVRGYVTQSKSTASIGSSAPRKATTSERKALATMGRRGGQKAAQRWKTDPQGEYAQAQRKNLASANKRKRASGNNTRAQILAVASQSFTQTGKLPTWKAIEEEVGVSRRTVAYHVSALKKAGLYPEEQGAIP, encoded by the coding sequence GTGCGGGTGCTTGTTGAGCACAGCATCGGCCCCACCTGGGTGGGCGTGAACCCAGTAAGCGGGAAAGACCAGTTTATCTGGCTTATTGACCCTGTTTACGCGGATGCTTCGGGTAAATCTTCGCAGATGAAGCTCCTCGCCGCGACTACACGCACCCTAGGTGAACTACTCGACAATGATCCCCACTTCGCCCACGGTTTTAGCCGCAATCCGTTCTACACGGGTAAGTCTCCGTCGGCTTATCGTTGGTATAGGCAGCATAATCGTGTGATGCGTCTAGGTGACTTGATAAGGCAGGTGAGGGACTTGGCCGGGACAGACCAGTACAAGACTGCACCACGCCAGCAGTTTAAGTCTGGGCGAGAACTCATTAACGCGGTGAAAACCCGTCGCGAAGAGGCACAGGCGTTTAAAGTTCTGGCCCAAGACGTGGACGCGGAAGTCTCCGCTGGACTCGACCAGTACGACCCGGAGCTCATCGACGGCGTGCGCGTGCTCTGGATTGCTGAAGGCACCGCTGTTCGCGACGAGACCGCATTCAGACATGCTCTTAAGACCGGCCACAGGCTGCGCGCTGCTGGACAACGTCTTACGGACGCGGCGATTATCGACGCCTACGAGCACGCCTACAACGTCGCGCAGGCCCACGGTGGTGCAGGCCGGCCCGCAGAGCTGGCCCCGATGCGCGACCTCCAGACTATGGCACGCCGAGTTCGCGGCTATGTGACCCAATCTAAGAGCACAGCCTCCATCGGGTCGAGCGCGCCTAGAAAAGCAACCACCAGCGAGCGGAAAGCCTTAGCCACCATGGGGCGCAGAGGCGGACAGAAAGCCGCGCAACGCTGGAAAACCGACCCCCAAGGCGAATACGCACAGGCACAGAGAAAGAATCTTGCTTCTGCGAACAAGCGCAAGCGTGCATCCGGCAACAATACGAGAGCCCAGATCCTCGCGGTTGCTTCGCAGAGCTTTACCCAGACAGGAAAGCTTCCTACTTGGAAGGCAATCGAAGAAGAGGTTGGAGTTTCCAGACGCACGGTCGCTTATCATGTATCCGCTTTAAAGAAAGCAGGGCTTTATCCCGAAGAACAGGGTGCAATACCGTAA